The proteins below are encoded in one region of Maribacter aestuarii:
- a CDS encoding SDR family NAD(P)-dependent oxidoreductase, producing MKLNYFKNKVALVTGSSMGIGKAIAIELASKGAKVVLNGRNGEKLRRTEIELRNNGFDVFAVAADIRNINDCQHLVDECIKQYGELDVLVNNAGVSSRGSVEFMEEANFKILAETNFMGAAYLSKHAIPYLKKSKGHIIFINSAGGFRGMPYNSAYTISKMAQAGLVEALRIELFDYDIHVGIAFVGFTKNDPKKSILDVDGTWIYLPKRTNIPLATQESVARRVRKMLVQRKNRATLTRLGNFTEFTTRYFPRFSDWLLRINRERIQKQFTMIGGVKVKDNSI from the coding sequence ATGAAGTTAAATTACTTTAAGAACAAAGTAGCATTGGTTACTGGCTCCAGTATGGGTATCGGTAAAGCCATTGCCATTGAACTAGCCTCTAAAGGGGCAAAGGTCGTTTTAAATGGTAGAAATGGCGAAAAGCTCCGTCGAACGGAAATCGAATTACGTAATAACGGGTTTGATGTATTCGCAGTGGCTGCGGATATTAGAAATATAAATGACTGCCAGCACCTTGTAGATGAATGTATTAAACAATATGGAGAATTGGATGTGCTGGTCAATAACGCTGGGGTAAGCAGTAGAGGATCGGTGGAGTTTATGGAGGAGGCCAACTTCAAGATTCTGGCAGAGACCAATTTTATGGGTGCGGCCTATTTAAGCAAGCATGCCATCCCTTATTTAAAAAAGAGCAAGGGGCATATTATTTTTATAAATAGTGCTGGGGGATTTAGAGGAATGCCCTATAATTCAGCTTATACCATTTCTAAAATGGCCCAGGCAGGACTTGTTGAAGCCTTGCGTATAGAACTTTTTGACTATGATATCCACGTTGGGATAGCTTTTGTGGGATTTACCAAAAATGACCCCAAAAAATCAATTTTAGATGTTGACGGCACTTGGATTTATTTGCCCAAAAGGACTAATATACCTCTAGCGACGCAAGAGTCGGTCGCTAGAAGGGTTAGGAAGATGCTTGTTCAAAGAAAAAACAGAGCAACCTTAACGCGTTTGGGCAATTTTACCGAATTTACTACCCGTTACTTTCCCCGGTTCAGCGATTGGTTGCTAAGGATAAACCGAGAGCGTATACAAAAGCAGTTTACAATGATTGGCGGTGTTAAGGTAAAGGACAACAGTATATAG
- a CDS encoding zinc-binding dehydrogenase produces the protein MKAVYLQKYGSADTAFEIREADKPRPKPNQVLVKVESFGLNFADVMARLGLYKAAPALPAILGYDVVGKVVAIGSEVNNIRLGQRVTALTRFGGYAEYAVAESEVVFPVPETFPAGVAVALATQYSTAYFLSHSMANLQENDKVLIHAAAGGVGTALTQMALNKNCTVFGTCGSLEKIKYLQKNGVHHPINYREADFEQEVRKLLGKLRLDAIFDPVGGKSVKKGYRLLGAGGRLFSFGVSSMNQTKSIFGKLRVLAQFGIYHPIQFLSNSKGIVGINMLKVAEENPAKIAKTMQSVIRMTKEGSLNPHVGGAYTVEEIGKAHAFLESRKSMGKIVVSW, from the coding sequence ATGAAAGCAGTCTATTTACAGAAGTACGGATCTGCGGATACCGCCTTTGAAATAAGAGAGGCGGACAAACCACGCCCCAAACCCAATCAAGTTCTCGTAAAAGTGGAGAGCTTTGGACTCAATTTTGCGGATGTAATGGCCCGATTGGGACTTTACAAAGCCGCCCCAGCGTTGCCCGCTATTTTAGGTTATGACGTAGTGGGAAAGGTGGTGGCAATAGGTAGCGAGGTCAACAATATACGATTAGGGCAAAGGGTTACGGCACTCACCCGTTTTGGAGGGTATGCGGAATATGCCGTTGCCGAAAGCGAAGTGGTCTTTCCCGTTCCAGAAACTTTTCCCGCTGGGGTGGCCGTTGCTTTGGCCACTCAATATAGCACCGCTTATTTTTTAAGTCATTCTATGGCCAACCTTCAGGAAAATGATAAGGTGCTTATTCACGCCGCTGCTGGAGGTGTAGGTACTGCCCTTACTCAAATGGCACTAAATAAAAATTGTACCGTTTTTGGTACATGTGGTTCTTTAGAAAAAATTAAATATTTACAGAAGAACGGAGTACATCATCCTATCAACTATCGGGAAGCTGATTTTGAGCAAGAGGTGCGTAAGCTTTTAGGTAAACTCAGATTGGATGCCATTTTTGATCCAGTTGGTGGCAAATCCGTGAAGAAAGGCTATCGGCTTTTGGGAGCGGGAGGAAGATTGTTCTCGTTCGGGGTTTCCTCAATGAACCAGACCAAATCAATTTTTGGAAAATTAAGAGTTTTGGCACAGTTTGGCATCTATCATCCTATTCAATTTTTAAGCAATTCAAAAGGAATAGTAGGGATAAATATGTTGAAAGTAGCGGAGGAAAACCCTGCTAAAATCGCAAAGACTATGCAATCGGTCATCCGCATGACGAAAGAGGGAAGTCTGAACCCCCATGTAGGTGGAGCATACACGGTTGAAGAAATAGGGAAGGCGCATGCCTTCTTGGAGTCTCGAAAATCGATGGGAAAAATTGTTGTCAGTTGGTAA
- a CDS encoding amidase family protein, producing the protein MGLRMQLIKEWETYFEEFDFLVCPSGFGPAYKRCKIGTPITYEGKTMKYIDYVYPYNACFNASGHPAISIPLGLGQEGLPLGVQVVGPHWSEPHLLHFAKLVSKHTEGFVKQHKY; encoded by the coding sequence ATAGGGCTAAGAATGCAACTTATTAAGGAATGGGAAACCTATTTCGAAGAATTCGATTTTTTGGTCTGCCCTTCCGGTTTTGGTCCTGCATATAAGCGATGTAAAATTGGAACTCCAATTACCTATGAAGGAAAAACCATGAAATACATTGATTATGTATATCCTTATAATGCTTGTTTCAATGCAAGCGGTCATCCGGCTATAAGTATCCCATTAGGCCTTGGTCAAGAAGGATTGCCTCTTGGAGTTCAAGTGGTTGGACCCCATTGGAGTGAACCCCATCTGCTACATTTTGCCAAATTGGTATCTAAACATACCGAAGGATTTGTAAAACAACATAAGTATTAA
- a CDS encoding amidase: MSSSLIFKSAIELASLIRNRKVTSTAVVREHIAHIKKHNPSLNAVVLLLEEEALKEAQICDEETDKGQFRGPLHGVPMTIKEQFWLKGFKSTLNSNRLKDWIAPEDALVVTRLKEAGAIILGKTNISKEMLDYQVDGDIYPTCVNPYNEAYSPGGSSGGSAVALATGMVPIELGGDLGGSVRIPPNFCGVYGLKTTENTIPTHGLVSKPKEAKGFLNDMAVVGPMARTPEDLELLWKILKGDDKIDRRISPIHWKTPKQRTIGDYKVAWVHGWEDYDSSEQTKHVIDKLIQTIRGEGGYTQELKPKKDLHRRTLELHQRLSFMTIMQDLPWFVKPLMIKELKKGYLRGMEKIPLEI, from the coding sequence ATGTCCAGCAGTTTAATTTTTAAATCCGCCATAGAGCTTGCCAGTCTTATTCGCAACAGAAAAGTTACTTCCACAGCGGTTGTACGGGAACACATTGCACATATTAAAAAACATAATCCCTCATTGAATGCGGTCGTCCTGTTATTGGAAGAAGAAGCATTAAAAGAAGCACAGATTTGTGACGAGGAAACGGATAAAGGGCAATTCAGAGGTCCACTTCATGGAGTGCCCATGACGATCAAAGAACAATTTTGGCTAAAAGGTTTCAAATCAACATTGAATAGCAATCGCTTAAAAGACTGGATAGCCCCGGAAGATGCTTTGGTTGTTACCCGCTTAAAAGAAGCCGGCGCCATAATCTTGGGGAAAACCAATATTTCCAAAGAAATGTTGGACTACCAAGTTGACGGGGACATCTACCCCACGTGTGTTAACCCATATAATGAAGCCTATTCTCCCGGTGGAAGTTCAGGGGGTTCCGCTGTCGCTTTGGCGACAGGAATGGTTCCTATTGAATTGGGTGGTGATCTGGGTGGTTCAGTTCGTATTCCTCCAAACTTTTGCGGTGTTTATGGTTTGAAAACTACGGAAAATACGATACCTACACATGGCCTAGTTTCTAAACCCAAAGAAGCCAAAGGTTTTCTGAACGATATGGCTGTGGTAGGGCCCATGGCGAGAACACCGGAAGATTTGGAGTTATTATGGAAAATTCTTAAGGGTGACGATAAAATCGACCGAAGAATTTCTCCAATTCATTGGAAAACACCAAAGCAAAGGACGATTGGTGATTATAAAGTTGCGTGGGTCCATGGCTGGGAAGATTATGACTCCAGTGAACAGACCAAACACGTAATCGATAAATTGATACAGACGATTAGGGGCGAAGGAGGATATACCCAGGAATTAAAACCAAAAAAAGATCTTCATCGCCGGACACTGGAATTGCATCAAAGGTTATCGTTCATGACCATAATGCAAGATCTTCCTTGGTTTGTGAAACCCTTAATGATAAAAGAATTAAAAAAGGGTTATTTAAGAGGTATGGAAAAAATCCCTTTGGAAATTTAA
- the nhaA gene encoding Na+/H+ antiporter NhaA, with protein MLRKQLKQIFTKQSSVGILLVFMVIVALVWANSPLAHIYHDLWKTKISINVGGFLVDETLHHWINDFLMAYFFFMVGLEIKREFIDGQLSSFKQAILPISGAIGGMIFPALIYLIFNWSSDGINGWGIPMATDIAFAIGLLALVGNAISKNAKTFLTALATADDIGAILIIAFFLSSNVDTGNLLAAVVYFVIMLVSNFIGVRNTWFYFIVGVFGLWVALLLSGVHATLAGVLVAFCIPGRTRIDEDKYIERIKSRISKFGNSNYRPGPLVAENQVEIVQDIISDSKATLTPLQRLEENIKPFVNYFVLPLFALSNAGITIKGDFWESLAHPISIGIITALVIGKLLGISLISRLIVKSKLGTLPNDVTWNDLTGLGLMAGIGFTMSIFIAELSLENDALLQIAKIGILVGSLISACLGIAWLTLNAKRKKL; from the coding sequence TTGCTAAGAAAACAATTAAAACAAATTTTTACAAAGCAAAGTTCTGTGGGCATCCTATTGGTCTTTATGGTAATTGTTGCCTTAGTATGGGCAAATTCACCTTTGGCGCACATTTACCACGACTTGTGGAAGACTAAGATTTCAATTAATGTCGGTGGATTTTTGGTTGATGAGACGCTACATCATTGGATAAACGATTTTTTAATGGCCTACTTTTTCTTTATGGTGGGCTTGGAAATTAAAAGAGAGTTCATAGACGGTCAATTGTCTTCATTCAAACAGGCAATTTTGCCCATTTCCGGCGCTATTGGTGGAATGATATTTCCTGCCCTGATTTACCTAATTTTTAATTGGTCATCGGATGGGATTAATGGTTGGGGTATCCCGATGGCCACGGATATAGCCTTTGCTATTGGATTATTGGCTTTAGTGGGCAACGCCATTTCAAAAAACGCAAAGACCTTTCTCACCGCCTTGGCCACAGCAGATGATATCGGAGCAATTTTAATAATTGCATTTTTCCTTTCTTCCAATGTTGATACGGGAAATCTTTTAGCGGCCGTAGTTTATTTTGTAATTATGCTCGTCAGCAATTTTATAGGGGTTAGAAACACCTGGTTTTATTTTATAGTAGGAGTTTTTGGTCTATGGGTGGCGCTGCTGCTTTCAGGAGTACACGCAACTTTAGCTGGAGTTTTAGTAGCGTTTTGCATCCCTGGAAGAACAAGAATTGACGAGGATAAATATATAGAAAGAATTAAATCCAGAATTAGTAAATTCGGTAATAGTAATTATAGACCAGGACCATTGGTTGCAGAGAACCAGGTAGAAATCGTACAGGATATTATCTCCGATAGCAAAGCCACGCTCACGCCTTTACAGCGTTTGGAGGAAAATATAAAACCTTTCGTAAATTATTTTGTTCTGCCGCTTTTTGCCTTATCAAACGCTGGCATAACTATCAAAGGTGACTTTTGGGAATCGTTGGCTCATCCCATAAGCATTGGTATCATTACAGCATTGGTGATTGGCAAGCTATTGGGTATAAGCCTTATTTCCAGGCTTATCGTAAAATCAAAACTAGGCACTTTGCCAAATGATGTTACTTGGAATGATTTAACTGGTTTAGGGTTAATGGCAGGAATAGGGTTTACCATGTCTATATTTATCGCTGAACTTTCATTAGAAAATGATGCGTTATTGCAAATAGCAAAAATAGGTATCCTTGTTGGTTCACTTATCTCTGCATGTTTAGGTATTGCCTGGTTAACACTAAATGCAAAAAGAAAAAAGCTTTAA
- a CDS encoding formate/nitrite transporter family protein, whose product MSEKKLEVPKIVDKDLEKGDEVESGDDIFIDQLCEGLETYKKDPRSTFLGALMAGLEIGFSFLVVAVCYSFFIDKIDKDTVPYLAAFVYPLGFVLVILGKSILFTEQTSLLSLPVLSGRRSVGELLRLWGLVISGNLLGGYIIGFIFILVGPSLGVVSEKGMIALAHHVAHYDYIVIFGSAIIAGWLMALLSWILSSIKETIGQIAVIYIITFIIGLSGLHHSIVGNIEVFTGLILSPDISFLTYLTFIVLALFGNAMGGVVFVGILKYGAFITNKKII is encoded by the coding sequence ATGAGTGAAAAGAAACTTGAAGTTCCAAAAATTGTGGATAAAGATTTGGAGAAGGGAGATGAGGTTGAAAGTGGAGATGATATTTTTATTGATCAGCTTTGTGAAGGCCTTGAAACCTATAAAAAAGATCCAAGATCTACTTTCCTCGGTGCTTTAATGGCGGGGTTGGAAATTGGATTTAGTTTTTTAGTCGTAGCCGTTTGTTACTCATTTTTTATTGACAAAATTGATAAGGACACGGTCCCTTATTTGGCCGCTTTCGTTTACCCACTTGGTTTTGTATTGGTCATTCTCGGAAAATCCATATTGTTTACTGAACAAACATCCCTGCTATCATTGCCTGTTCTTAGCGGCAGAAGATCTGTTGGTGAATTGTTAAGGCTATGGGGTCTGGTCATATCAGGAAATCTTTTAGGAGGGTATATAATTGGTTTCATCTTTATTCTTGTAGGACCATCCTTGGGAGTAGTTTCCGAAAAGGGAATGATTGCGCTCGCCCATCATGTTGCCCATTATGATTATATCGTAATTTTTGGTAGTGCTATCATTGCCGGTTGGCTCATGGCACTCCTATCTTGGATATTGTCATCCATAAAGGAAACTATTGGACAAATTGCTGTCATATATATTATAACCTTTATTATTGGGCTATCGGGATTACATCATAGTATTGTGGGTAATATCGAGGTCTTCACTGGTTTAATTCTTTCTCCTGATATATCTTTTCTTACCTACTTGACTTTTATTGTGTTAGCACTTTTTGGGAATGCAATGGGTGGAGTTGTTTTCGTTGGAATTTTGAAGTACGGGGCTTTTATAACGAATAAGAAAATTATATGA